A genomic segment from Amphiura filiformis chromosome 10, Afil_fr2py, whole genome shotgun sequence encodes:
- the LOC140161647 gene encoding craniofacial development protein 2-like: protein MEMIAKDIQILGVSELWWLGQGRFTTDGGNMVIYSGMEIGKKRKGVGFIVEKSITKYVIGYNPVNERVMTLRLQGNPINIYVMQVYAPTTDAPDSEIIEFYEMIQGTLDSIPKRDLLIVLGDWNAKIGKSSEESDIVGKHGLGTRNERGDRLYDFCAIINLVIGNTLFKHHPRRLCTWSSPGDRTRNQIDYIMVQKRWRSTLQNVKKDQVQIVVATINFL from the coding sequence ATGGAGATGATTGCCAAAGATATCCAGATACTGGGAGTATCAGAACTGTGGTGGCTCGGACAAGGAAGATTTACAACTGATGGTGGCAATATGGTCATCTACTCAGGAATGGAAATCGGAAAGAAACGAAAAGGAGTTGGTTTCATTGTCGAGAAGTCAATTACCAAGTATGTGATAGGATATAACCCAGTCAATGAGAGGGTGATGACCTTAAGACTACAAGGAAATCCCATCAATATTTATGTGATGCAAGTATATGCACCTACAACAGATGCACCTGACTCAGAGATCATAGAGTTCTATGAGATGATTCAGGGAACATTAGACAGTATTCCAAAGAGAGACCTGCTCATTGTACTGGGTGATTGGAATGCCAAAATTGGAAAGAGCAGTGAAGAGTCGGACATTGTAGGCAAACATGGGCTTGGAaccagaaatgaacgtggagacagactgtATGATTTCTGTGCGATAATTAACTTGGTCATCGGAAACACACTTTTCAAACATCATCCACGGAGGCTGTGTACTTGGTCAAGCCCTGGTGacagaacaagaaaccagattgACTACATCATGGTTCAGAAGAGATGGAGGTCAACACTCCAAAATGTAAAGAAAGACCAAGTGCAGATTGTGGTAGCGACCATCAACTTCTTGTAG